One stretch of Chroogloeocystis siderophila 5.2 s.c.1 DNA includes these proteins:
- a CDS encoding iron-siderophore ABC transporter substrate-binding protein, with the protein MKHQYYYQRFVLILLFLLLSACFPQNNANTAKVRSTISECQVIKHLLGEACVPTNPQRIIVLDTNPLDAVLALGVKPIASPLEYLSLPEAQTKGIENIGGDTQPNLEKIALLKPDLILGTQWDKEIYPQLSQIAPTIIARAEDPQWKEDLKLYAQALNKTQQAEQLIENYEQRVQEFQRRMGNRLTQTEVSITTSYNYNAGQPAAIYLKDSFMGAVIAETGLQRPNAQRHAGFSQMISLEMLKLLDADVMFVVNPDSESSTLSKLQQHPLWSKLDVVQRGKVYTVDYNIWVAQRNIGGANRILDDLFECLVEEND; encoded by the coding sequence ATGAAACATCAGTATTATTATCAACGTTTTGTCTTAATTCTGTTATTCCTTTTACTTTCTGCGTGTTTTCCTCAAAATAACGCTAACACGGCAAAAGTACGCTCAACAATTTCAGAATGTCAAGTCATTAAACATTTGTTGGGTGAAGCTTGTGTTCCTACGAATCCGCAACGAATCATTGTACTCGATACCAATCCTCTTGATGCTGTTTTAGCACTCGGAGTTAAACCTATTGCTTCTCCTTTGGAGTATCTTTCGCTTCCTGAAGCACAAACAAAAGGAATTGAAAATATTGGTGGTGATACGCAACCCAATCTTGAAAAAATTGCACTTCTAAAACCAGATTTGATTTTAGGTACTCAGTGGGACAAAGAAATTTATCCGCAGTTGTCACAAATTGCACCAACTATTATTGCTAGAGCCGAAGATCCCCAATGGAAGGAAGATTTAAAACTTTACGCTCAAGCTTTGAATAAAACGCAACAAGCTGAGCAACTAATCGAAAATTATGAACAGCGCGTACAAGAGTTTCAACGTCGCATGGGAAATCGTCTCACACAAACTGAAGTATCAATTACGACATCTTATAACTATAATGCGGGTCAGCCAGCAGCTATTTACCTCAAAGATTCTTTTATGGGTGCAGTCATTGCAGAAACAGGCTTACAACGACCAAACGCACAACGCCACGCTGGTTTTTCACAAATGATTTCGCTGGAAATGCTCAAGTTGCTTGATGCTGATGTGATGTTTGTGGTTAATCCTGACTCTGAATCATCAACTTTGTCAAAGTTACAGCAGCATCCGTTGTGGTCAAAGTTAGATGTCGTTCAACGCGGCAAAGTTTACACCGTAGACTATAACATTTGGGTTGCACAGCGCAACATTGGTGGTGCTAATCGAATTTTGGACGATTTGTTTGAGTGTTTAGTTGAGGAGAACGATTAA
- a CDS encoding TonB-dependent siderophore receptor → MHFADIPNAVLTLPNGEFQAVDPTQGIASVSVTNLPGENVRVTVTGFDAPPTAQVSAVAQGLVLSIAPQLAESEDETIEIVVTGEQDGYRVPETATGTRTDTPTRDIPFSIQIVPQQVLREQQVQRVSEALRNVAGVQADQSPRSAFEAPRIRGFGGFDSFNTVRNGLQAGAAFTQIGVGNIERIEVLKGPAAALFSQGGPGGTVNIVTKQPLSTPFYNIEASVGSFETYSGLIDLSGFFDQANNVLYRFNAYGYRTDTFVDFFDIKRYGFAPVVSLRLDDDTDLTLEAEYNYFEQPNDRGLPAKGTVLPNPNGELPINRFLGEPSIDFVSSRSTRLGFNLEHRLDENWQIRNNFRVSFDRQPQNSVFPDTLLEDNRTLTRRLIVAEQQDTNTYILNADVVGNFNTGNISHQLLIGFDLYTLNNTVRSLERSLSPIDIFNPVYSSNNVREIIAEFPTSSTNTDQYGVYIQDQIRLLDNLKFLLGGRFDWVEQRTKEEGELTGSQSDDAFSPRVGIVYQPIEPISLYASYSRSFKQVTGTGLDNRLFEPERGTQYEFGVKADLSDRLAATLAYFNITRANVLTEDPNDPNFSIQTGEQQSQGIELDVTGEILPGWNIIAGYAYTNAEITEDNTYEVGNQINNVPNHAFNIWTTYEIQQGSLQGLGFGLGLFYVGEREGDLDNSFSLPSYFRTDAAIFYNRGQFRVALNVRNLFDIRYFETAESDLRVFPGEPLTLLGSVSWQF, encoded by the coding sequence ATGCACTTTGCAGATATTCCGAATGCGGTATTGACATTACCCAATGGTGAATTTCAAGCGGTAGATCCCACACAAGGAATTGCATCAGTTAGCGTCACTAATCTACCAGGTGAAAATGTGCGAGTCACCGTTACTGGATTTGATGCACCTCCAACCGCACAGGTAAGCGCTGTTGCTCAAGGATTGGTATTGAGCATTGCACCACAATTAGCCGAATCTGAAGATGAGACGATTGAAATTGTCGTAACAGGAGAACAAGACGGGTATCGTGTACCAGAGACAGCAACTGGAACAAGAACCGATACCCCAACTCGTGATATTCCTTTTTCAATTCAAATTGTTCCGCAGCAAGTGTTGAGAGAGCAACAAGTGCAGCGTGTCAGCGAGGCGCTAAGAAATGTTGCTGGCGTACAAGCTGACCAATCACCTCGCTCTGCATTCGAGGCTCCTCGAATTCGGGGTTTTGGCGGCTTTGATAGTTTCAACACTGTTAGGAATGGTCTACAGGCTGGAGCTGCATTTACTCAGATTGGAGTAGGAAACATTGAGCGCATTGAAGTCCTTAAAGGACCTGCGGCGGCGTTGTTTAGTCAAGGTGGACCTGGTGGAACGGTTAATATTGTTACTAAGCAACCTCTAAGTACGCCTTTCTATAACATAGAAGCCAGTGTCGGCAGTTTTGAGACTTACAGTGGCTTGATAGATTTATCGGGTTTTTTTGATCAAGCAAATAACGTTCTCTATCGCTTCAATGCTTACGGATATCGAACCGATACGTTTGTTGATTTCTTTGATATCAAGCGATACGGATTTGCCCCAGTTGTTTCGCTACGTCTTGACGATGATACTGATTTGACTTTAGAAGCTGAGTATAACTATTTCGAGCAGCCTAATGATCGCGGTTTACCAGCAAAAGGAACTGTTCTACCCAATCCTAACGGCGAACTGCCGATTAATCGCTTTTTAGGCGAACCATCAATTGATTTCGTCAGCAGTCGTTCTACAAGGCTAGGGTTTAACTTAGAACATCGCCTGGATGAGAACTGGCAAATTCGTAACAATTTTCGCGTTTCGTTCGACAGACAGCCGCAAAATTCAGTTTTTCCTGACACTCTTTTAGAAGACAACCGCACTTTAACACGTAGATTGATTGTCGCCGAGCAACAAGATACAAATACGTATATTTTGAACGCAGACGTTGTTGGCAACTTTAACACAGGAAATATTAGCCATCAGCTATTAATTGGATTCGACTTGTATACATTAAACAATACAGTTCGTAGCCTAGAACGTAGCCTTAGCCCCATCGATATTTTTAATCCCGTCTATAGCTCTAACAACGTCAGAGAAATCATAGCAGAGTTTCCAACTTCATCAACCAACACGGATCAATATGGTGTTTATATTCAAGATCAGATTAGGCTACTAGATAACCTAAAATTCTTACTGGGTGGACGCTTTGACTGGGTTGAGCAAAGAACAAAAGAAGAAGGTGAACTCACTGGTTCGCAAAGTGATGACGCTTTTAGTCCCCGCGTCGGAATTGTCTATCAACCGATTGAACCGATTTCACTTTATGCTAGTTACAGCCGTTCATTCAAGCAAGTTACAGGTACAGGGTTAGATAATAGGCTGTTTGAACCGGAACGCGGTACTCAATACGAATTTGGTGTAAAAGCTGATTTAAGCGATCGCCTCGCGGCAACCTTAGCATATTTCAATATTACTCGTGCGAACGTCCTTACTGAAGACCCCAACGATCCTAATTTCTCGATTCAAACCGGAGAACAACAAAGCCAAGGAATCGAGTTAGACGTGACTGGTGAAATCTTACCAGGATGGAACATCATTGCAGGTTATGCCTATACCAATGCAGAAATTACTGAGGACAATACTTATGAAGTTGGTAATCAAATCAATAACGTCCCCAATCATGCCTTTAATATTTGGACAACATACGAAATTCAGCAAGGTTCGCTACAAGGATTAGGCTTTGGACTAGGACTATTTTACGTTGGCGAACGTGAGGGAGATTTGGACAACTCGTTTAGTTTACCGAGTTATTTCCGCACTGATGCTGCAATCTTCTATAATCGAGGACAGTTCCGCGTCGCCCTCAACGTTAGAAACCTGTTCGACATTCGTTATTTTGAAACGGCTGAAAGCGATTTGCGTGTCTTTCCTGGCGAACCGTTGACGTTACTGGGTTCAGTTTCTTGGCAATTTTAA
- a CDS encoding helix-turn-helix transcriptional regulator has translation MAIALSDTSWDELWQESRDRAYRADATDECDWIVEYPPQLAQGCKRDIYLRNGITLTLHNYRFHDDLTVISTQPEATGEPYRELEFVFNLSSTNRYWQGDYVTSGQHYIVAHDCLESFYCQEFAKEPKLAVDIHLEPAVFKSIVGNFSDILTPDLRRMIDSDDCYPVSPFRTITPAMQLALTQILNCSYQGVLKQMYLESKSVELLVPFLSQAQSDSEIASKIQLQPDDVDRIHEAKKILIQQIDDPPTLLTLARQVGLNDRKLKQGFRQVFNTTVFGYLHQYRMEKARQLLLEQWSISAIATAVGYASPTAFNAAFRRKFGTSPKAYQLANRHI, from the coding sequence ATGGCGATCGCACTCTCGGATACAAGCTGGGATGAACTATGGCAAGAGAGTCGGGATCGTGCTTATCGTGCTGACGCAACAGACGAATGTGATTGGATTGTTGAGTATCCACCGCAATTGGCGCAAGGATGTAAGCGCGACATTTATTTACGCAATGGTATTACTTTAACGCTGCACAATTATCGATTTCATGATGATTTGACAGTTATTAGCACGCAACCTGAAGCGACAGGCGAACCTTATCGAGAATTGGAGTTTGTTTTCAATCTTTCCTCAACAAACAGATATTGGCAGGGTGATTATGTCACTAGCGGACAACATTACATAGTTGCGCACGATTGCTTAGAAAGTTTTTACTGTCAGGAATTTGCTAAGGAACCAAAACTGGCGGTTGATATTCATCTCGAACCTGCGGTATTTAAGTCTATTGTGGGCAATTTCTCAGACATTTTGACTCCTGACTTGCGACGGATGATCGACAGCGATGATTGTTATCCTGTATCTCCATTCCGCACAATTACACCTGCAATGCAACTTGCTTTAACGCAAATACTCAATTGTTCGTATCAGGGAGTGCTCAAGCAAATGTATCTTGAGAGCAAGTCTGTTGAACTGTTGGTACCATTTCTCAGCCAAGCACAAAGTGATTCTGAAATCGCATCAAAAATCCAATTGCAGCCGGATGATGTTGACCGCATTCATGAAGCCAAGAAGATTCTGATTCAACAAATTGACGATCCACCAACGTTACTTACTTTAGCACGTCAGGTAGGACTGAACGATCGCAAACTCAAGCAAGGATTTCGTCAAGTTTTCAACACAACTGTTTTTGGTTACTTACATCAATATCGCATGGAAAAGGCACGGCAACTGTTGCTAGAGCAGTGGTCTATTAGTGCGATCGCAACCGCAGTTGGTTATGCAAGTCCCACAGCTTTCAACGCCGCTTTTCGTCGTAAATTTGGCACAAGTCCAAAAGCTTATCAATTAGCAAATCGTCATATTTAA
- the groL gene encoding chaperonin GroEL (60 kDa chaperone family; promotes refolding of misfolded polypeptides especially under stressful conditions; forms two stacked rings of heptamers to form a barrel-shaped 14mer; ends can be capped by GroES; misfolded proteins enter the barrel where they are refolded when GroES binds) gives MAKRIIYNENARRALEKGMDILAESVAVTLGPKGRNVVLEKKFGAPQIVNDGVTIAKEIELEDHVENTGVSLIRQAASKTNDAAGDGTTTATVLAHAMVKEGLRNVAAGANAISLKRGIDKATNFLVSKIAEHARPVEDSKAIAQVGSISAGNDEEVGQMIADAMDKVGKEGVISLEEGKSMTTELEITEGMRFDKGYISPYFATDPERMEAVFDEPYLLLTDKKITLVQDLVPVLEQVARSGRPLIIIAEDIEKEALATLVVNRLRGVLNVAAVKAPGFGDRRKSMLEDIAVLTGGQVITEDAGLKLENTKLEMLGKARRVTITKDNTTIVAEGNEQAVKARCEQIRRQMEETESSYDKEKLQERLAKLAGGVAVVKVGAATETEMKDRKLRLEDAINATKAAVEEGIVPGGGTTLAHLSPDLESWASGSLKDEELIGAMIVSRALAAPLKRIAENAGQNGAVIAERVKEKDFNVGFNAATNEFVDMFEAGIVDPAKVTRSALQNAASIAGMVLTTECIVVDKPEPKDNAAAGAGAGMGGGDFDY, from the coding sequence ATGGCAAAGCGCATTATCTACAACGAAAACGCTCGTCGTGCCCTCGAAAAAGGCATGGACATTCTAGCTGAATCTGTTGCTGTCACCCTAGGTCCAAAAGGACGCAACGTAGTGCTAGAGAAGAAGTTTGGTGCCCCACAGATTGTTAACGACGGCGTAACAATTGCGAAAGAAATCGAATTAGAAGACCACGTCGAAAATACTGGAGTTTCGCTGATTCGGCAAGCTGCTTCTAAAACAAACGACGCTGCAGGTGACGGGACAACAACAGCGACCGTTTTAGCTCATGCAATGGTTAAAGAAGGCTTACGCAACGTTGCAGCCGGTGCAAATGCGATCTCTCTCAAACGTGGTATTGACAAAGCAACTAACTTTTTAGTAAGCAAAATCGCTGAACACGCACGTCCAGTAGAAGACTCTAAAGCGATCGCGCAAGTTGGTTCGATCAGTGCTGGTAACGATGAAGAAGTCGGTCAAATGATTGCCGATGCAATGGATAAAGTCGGTAAAGAAGGCGTTATTTCCCTCGAGGAAGGGAAGTCGATGACGACTGAACTTGAAATCACTGAAGGCATGCGCTTTGATAAAGGCTACATCTCGCCTTACTTTGCTACCGATCCTGAGCGGATGGAAGCAGTATTTGATGAACCTTACCTGTTGCTCACCGATAAAAAGATTACTTTGGTACAAGATTTAGTACCAGTACTAGAGCAAGTTGCACGTTCCGGTCGTCCACTAATCATCATCGCCGAAGATATTGAGAAAGAAGCGTTGGCGACTCTAGTAGTCAACCGCTTGCGTGGTGTATTAAATGTAGCTGCGGTTAAGGCTCCTGGCTTTGGCGATCGCCGCAAGTCGATGCTGGAAGACATTGCAGTTCTCACAGGTGGTCAAGTTATTACTGAAGACGCTGGTTTGAAACTAGAAAACACCAAGCTGGAAATGCTCGGTAAAGCTCGCCGTGTGACAATTACCAAAGACAACACCACAATCGTTGCGGAAGGTAACGAGCAAGCTGTTAAGGCTCGTTGCGAGCAAATTCGCCGTCAAATGGAAGAAACCGAGTCTTCCTACGACAAAGAGAAACTACAAGAGCGTTTAGCTAAACTTGCTGGTGGAGTTGCGGTTGTAAAAGTTGGTGCAGCTACCGAAACCGAAATGAAGGATCGCAAGCTGCGCCTTGAAGACGCGATCAACGCGACAAAGGCTGCTGTAGAAGAAGGTATTGTTCCTGGTGGTGGGACAACTCTAGCGCACTTGTCTCCTGACTTGGAGTCTTGGGCTAGTGGCAGTCTCAAGGATGAAGAGTTGATTGGTGCAATGATCGTTTCTCGCGCTTTGGCTGCACCATTAAAGCGGATTGCGGAAAACGCTGGTCAAAACGGTGCTGTGATTGCTGAACGTGTTAAAGAAAAAGACTTCAATGTTGGCTTCAACGCTGCAACAAATGAGTTTGTTGATATGTTCGAAGCTGGTATCGTTGACCCTGCTAAAGTAACTCGTTCGGCACTACAAAATGCTGCATCGATCGCAGGTATGGTATTGACGACTGAATGTATTGTAGTTGATAAGCCAGAACCAAAGGATAATGCTGCTGCTGGCGCTGGTGCTGGTATGGGTGGCGGAGATTTTGACTACTAA
- the groES gene encoding co-chaperone GroES, translating to MAAVSLSVSTVKPLADRVFVKVSASEEKTAGGLYLPDTAKEKPQVGEVVAIGPGRRGDDGSRQEMEIKVGDKVLYSKYAGTDIKLGTEEYVLLSEKDILAVVS from the coding sequence ATGGCAGCAGTATCTCTAAGTGTTTCTACAGTAAAACCCTTAGCTGACCGTGTTTTTGTTAAAGTCAGCGCATCAGAAGAAAAAACAGCAGGTGGATTATATTTACCTGACACCGCAAAAGAAAAGCCACAAGTTGGAGAAGTTGTTGCTATTGGTCCTGGTAGACGCGGCGATGACGGTTCGCGCCAGGAAATGGAAATTAAAGTTGGCGACAAAGTACTTTACTCCAAGTATGCAGGTACAGACATCAAACTAGGTACCGAAGAGTATGTGCTGTTGTCTGAAAAAGACATCCTTGCAGTAGTTAGCTAA
- a CDS encoding sulfatase-like hydrolase/transferase — protein MLLITADDLGQTLSCYGDKVARTPHIDRLASEGILFLNSYVTQTSCSPSRSSLFTGLYPHQTGDISNELGQIGLPYSNSGYSMAPSVVTLPQLLKAQGYCTGIIGKLHVYPETSFPFDVNVLPKALNTRDVQ, from the coding sequence ATTCTATTAATTACAGCTGACGATCTTGGACAAACATTGAGTTGTTATGGCGATAAAGTAGCACGAACACCTCATATTGATCGTCTGGCGAGTGAAGGTATTCTGTTTCTGAATAGTTATGTTACGCAAACTTCGTGTAGCCCCTCACGCAGTAGCTTGTTTACAGGGCTTTATCCGCATCAAACAGGTGATATATCAAATGAACTAGGGCAAATTGGGCTACCGTATAGCAATAGCGGCTACTCTATGGCTCCTAGCGTGGTGACTCTTCCACAACTGCTCAAAGCCCAAGGATATTGTACAGGAATTATTGGCAAGCTACACGTCTACCCAGAAACTTCATTTCCTTTTGATGTCAATGTATTACCAAAAGCACTTAATACGCGTGATGTTCAATGA
- the acsF gene encoding magnesium-protoporphyrin IX monomethyl ester (oxidative) cyclase yields MVDSLKKPAEFEEMRPGVKVPAKETLLTPRFYTTDFDEMARMDLSVNEEELQALLEEFRTDYNRHHFVRDAEFEQSWEHIDGETRRLFVEFLERSCTAEFSGFLLYKELSRRLKDKNPLLAESFALMSRDEARHAGFLNKALSDFNLSLDLGFLTKSRKYTFFKPKFIFYATYLSEKIGYWRYITIYRHLAAHPENRIYPIFRFFENWCQDENRHGDFFDALMRSQPQILNDWKARLWCRFFLLSVFATMYLNDIQRAGFYQSIGLNARDYDIYVIEKTNETAGRVFPIILNVAHPDFYRRLDVCIKNNEKLSAIVNSNTPKFLQFFQKLPLYVANGWQFLCLYLIKPIDAATQHGAVR; encoded by the coding sequence ATGGTTGATTCACTTAAAAAACCAGCAGAATTTGAAGAAATGCGCCCAGGGGTGAAAGTACCTGCAAAGGAAACCCTGCTGACGCCACGATTTTATACAACAGATTTCGATGAGATGGCGCGGATGGATCTTTCGGTGAATGAAGAGGAACTCCAAGCGCTTTTAGAAGAGTTTCGCACCGACTACAATCGCCATCACTTCGTCCGAGACGCGGAGTTTGAGCAATCTTGGGAGCATATTGACGGTGAAACTCGCCGCTTATTCGTCGAATTTTTAGAGCGTTCTTGCACCGCTGAGTTTTCCGGCTTTCTGTTGTACAAAGAACTTAGCCGTCGTCTCAAAGACAAAAATCCTCTGCTTGCAGAATCGTTCGCCTTGATGTCGCGCGATGAAGCACGTCATGCAGGTTTCTTAAACAAAGCGCTATCAGACTTTAATTTGTCGCTCGATTTGGGCTTTTTAACGAAGAGTCGTAAGTATACGTTCTTCAAACCGAAGTTTATTTTCTACGCAACGTATCTCTCCGAGAAAATTGGTTACTGGCGGTACATCACAATCTATCGCCATCTAGCTGCACATCCAGAAAACCGCATCTATCCAATCTTCCGCTTCTTTGAAAACTGGTGTCAAGACGAAAACCGTCATGGCGATTTCTTTGATGCACTAATGCGATCGCAACCACAGATTTTGAATGATTGGAAAGCGCGGTTATGGTGTCGCTTCTTCTTGCTGTCGGTGTTTGCGACGATGTATCTCAACGACATCCAACGTGCAGGATTTTATCAATCGATTGGTTTAAATGCTCGAGATTACGATATCTACGTCATTGAGAAAACCAACGAAACCGCAGGGCGCGTCTTCCCAATTATTTTAAACGTCGCACATCCAGATTTTTATCGCCGACTTGATGTTTGTATTAAGAATAATGAGAAGCTAAGTGCGATCGTCAATTCCAACACGCCCAAGTTCTTACAATTTTTCCAAAAACTACCGCTATACGTTGCAAATGGTTGGCAATTCTTATGTTTATATCTGATTAAGCCAATTGATGCAGCGACACAACACGGCGCGGTGCGTTAA
- a CDS encoding NINE protein, whose product MKTGDSQLPAKPPNKVSSAYLLWLGCLLQLNGLHRIYNGKIVTGLIWLGTFGLFGVGQVIDLFLIPRMVDDYNTKLRAKMGLSPYGVPLAQPAFVTNVIKPSREQLMVRLVRAAAKRGGKISVTQGVMDTGASFIEVESTLKEMLKTGYVGIDNDPDTGVIVYTFLEM is encoded by the coding sequence ATGAAAACTGGAGATTCCCAACTACCAGCAAAGCCCCCAAATAAAGTGAGTAGTGCTTATTTACTGTGGCTGGGCTGTCTGTTACAGCTAAATGGACTGCACCGCATTTATAACGGCAAAATCGTCACAGGATTAATCTGGCTAGGTACTTTTGGTTTATTTGGTGTCGGGCAAGTCATTGACTTATTTTTGATTCCCCGCATGGTTGATGACTACAACACAAAGCTCAGAGCAAAAATGGGTTTATCTCCGTATGGTGTGCCGTTAGCTCAACCGGCATTTGTGACAAATGTGATTAAACCATCCCGCGAGCAGTTGATGGTGCGACTCGTGCGCGCAGCGGCAAAACGGGGTGGTAAGATATCGGTAACGCAGGGCGTCATGGATACTGGAGCTAGCTTTATTGAAGTAGAATCAACACTCAAAGAAATGCTAAAAACAGGTTATGTCGGAATCGATAACGATCCCGACACTGGTGTTATTGTTTACACGTTTTTAGAAATGTAG
- a CDS encoding DUF2996 domain-containing protein: MADEQTPATNGEEKPNVAEAPEGKTAGKEAPPSTVEEQAPSVVSEHLHSTDEPETTDIPSANAPDPQAANPEVNPNAAKAKSADKASEESPEAKPAAKKAPAAAKAAGDKPAAKAKKEKPPAVEDKPFTEFIQQDYLPALQKALAKEGVQDLDLKFAKEKINVAEITDECWQVKGSWLNGRRRFNIYFPEESIQGQRALSCYEGSKPSAIEPFLIDERRITLDLMVFGVMQRLNAQKWLSRN; the protein is encoded by the coding sequence ATGGCAGATGAACAAACTCCAGCGACGAATGGAGAAGAAAAACCTAACGTTGCTGAAGCCCCTGAAGGAAAAACGGCGGGAAAGGAAGCTCCCCCTAGTACCGTAGAAGAACAAGCGCCTAGCGTCGTTTCAGAGCATCTTCACAGCACGGATGAACCTGAAACAACAGACATCCCTTCTGCAAATGCTCCTGATCCGCAAGCAGCAAATCCTGAAGTCAATCCAAATGCTGCTAAAGCGAAATCAGCAGACAAGGCATCAGAAGAATCTCCCGAAGCTAAGCCAGCTGCAAAAAAAGCTCCCGCCGCTGCTAAAGCTGCTGGCGATAAACCCGCCGCTAAAGCAAAAAAAGAGAAACCCCCCGCTGTTGAAGACAAGCCTTTTACCGAATTCATCCAGCAAGATTATCTTCCGGCGTTGCAAAAAGCACTTGCTAAAGAAGGCGTTCAAGACTTAGATCTTAAGTTTGCCAAAGAAAAGATCAACGTTGCAGAGATAACCGACGAATGCTGGCAAGTCAAAGGGTCTTGGCTAAATGGACGACGACGGTTTAATATTTATTTTCCTGAAGAAAGTATTCAAGGACAACGCGCGTTATCTTGCTACGAAGGTTCTAAGCCCAGCGCGATTGAGCCTTTCTTGATTGACGAGCGCAGAATAACGCTTGATTTAATGGTATTTGGCGTGATGCAGCGCTTAAATGCTCAAAAATGGTTGTCTCGAAATTAA